In Candidatus Afararchaeum irisae, the genomic stretch TCGGCGTGTGGTAGACGACGCCGTCTCGGATCTCTCCGTCGACTTCGTGGGCTACCGAGACTGCGTAATGGGGCACTCCGTGGACGTAGTTCGTGGTTCCGTCGAGAGGGTCTATTACCCATCTGTGGTCGGAGTCGTCTCCTTCCTCGCCTTCCTCCTCTGCGAGTACGGAGTGGTCGGGGTACTCGTCGAGGAGCGACTCACGTACCGTCTTCTCGCATCTGTAGTCTATCTCGGTGACTAGGTCGCGGCGACCCTTGTAGCCGTGGTCTGTAGTCCGTCTCGCGCTGTTTTCGGTCTGTATCTTCGCGGCTTCCTCGGCGGCTTCGACTGCGGCGTGTATGTACTCGTTCATGTACCTCTTACCGTGTCGAACCACTTGACTCGGTGGGTTTTCGGAGCCAGACCTCGACCGTGGTTCCCTCGTCGGTGACGTCGAACTCGATACTCCCGTCGGATCTCTCGACGACCCAGTTGGCTATCCAGAGACCGAGACCGCTCGCGTGTGAGACGGGGTCGATCTCCTTCTCTCCCGTCACGACGTCGATCTCGTCCTGTGGAATACCCGATCCGTTGTCCGACACAGTAACTACGGCTCTGTTGTCGTGTTTCTCGACACCGACCTCGACCCGCGGCTCCGACGAGTCGTTGTGTTCGACCGCGTTTTCGAGTATCTCCCTGAAGGCGGCGTCGACGGATTCGATGGCGTAGACGGTGACAGAGTCGGGAATCTCGGACAGTACTTCCACCCCTTGACTGTCGTCTCTGAGACTACTGACCTCCGATTCGAGAACTTCGGCTATATCTGTCCTTCTGAGACTCGTCTCCTTCTCGACGAGAACCTCGTCGATCTTACGCGCCTTCTCGGCGTGTCCGAGGAGTGTCTTGACGGTCTCGACTATACGTCCGGCTTTCTCCTTCTCGTCATCCGCGAGGCTGGCTTGTAAGTCCTGGGCGTAACCCATGACTATGTTCATCTTGTTCCGGAGGTTGTGGCGCAGGACACGGTCGAGTACCTTGATCTGCTGTTCCTGTTCCTTCTCGTGGGATATGTCACGCAGAATACCCACCGACCCGCGGAAGGCATTCGTCTTTAGCTAAGACTCACACCTCGGTTGCGTAGCGGTAACTAGCGTCT encodes the following:
- a CDS encoding HAMP domain-containing sensor histidine kinase, with amino-acid sequence MGILRDISHEKEQEQQIKVLDRVLRHNLRNKMNIVMGYAQDLQASLADDEKEKAGRIVETVKTLLGHAEKARKIDEVLVEKETSLRRTDIAEVLESEVSSLRDDSQGVEVLSEIPDSVTVYAIESVDAAFREILENAVEHNDSSEPRVEVGVEKHDNRAVVTVSDNGSGIPQDEIDVVTGEKEIDPVSHASGLGLWIANWVVERSDGSIEFDVTDEGTTVEVWLRKPTESSGSTR